One genomic region from Pecten maximus chromosome 5, xPecMax1.1, whole genome shotgun sequence encodes:
- the LOC117326874 gene encoding uncharacterized protein LOC117326874, giving the protein MASEFFARKLNLELALNPLFHGPHEELMGEDPPVKEVKVTTRKDFSNSRNRGGHNTRSQSNFITGSNINSFEFKNRNPKGVYDFLKVKMEREHARTKSSKSRKSSSKIKKADLTETGSGVKTEVSVVVEVESNTKDTETNGSTSESNNETQSVTCGLPGTGSENPVVVPEILHYSDEFTEGPLEMYEPVFVRFPVWKPARLDHS; this is encoded by the exons ATGGCGAGTGAATTTTTCGCAAGGAAGTTAAATTTAGAGTTGGCCTTGAACCCATTGTTTCATGGCCCGCACGAGGAATTAATGGGGGAAGATCCTCCGGTTAAGGAGGTGAAGGTCACAACAAGAAAAGACTTTTCAAATTCGAGAAATCGTGGCGGCCACAACACAAGAAGTCAGTCAAATTTCATTACCggaagtaatataaacagttttGAGTTCAAAAACAGAAACCCAAAAGGCGTATACGACTTTCTGAAAGTTAAAATGGAACGTGAACACGCTAGGACTAAATCTTCTAAAAGCAGAAAATCTTCTAGTAAAATCAAAAAGGCGGATTTGACAGAAACCGGAAGTGGTGTTAAAACGGAAGTAAGTGTAGTTGTGGAAGTGGAATCGAATACAAAAGACACAGAAACAAACGGTTCTACATCAGAAAGTAATAACGAGACACAGTCTGTAACGTGTGGACTTCCGGGAACCGGAAGTGAAAACCCCGTTGTTGTTCCAGAAATACTTCATTATTCTGATGAGTTCACAGAGGGACCTTTGGAAATGTATGAACCAGTTTTTGTGAGGTTTCCTGTATGGAAg CCAGCCAGACTTGACCACAGCTAA
- the LOC117326870 gene encoding uncharacterized protein LOC117326870 — protein MGCNNSKWEENTEQRSFTLCWRKRNKVASIHVPVAHKTGPSYDSDIDNTTRKTEQTVLMQLKEEGIVPRKGDGGVAFVVEFDDSESDDLTSLALPGTPGYRRKYPQYATHSWEACRAVIYGPPRRLPPLDRAAIDDKQTKAKRNRERKAAERKAKWARSYARVQATMQKTVD, from the exons ATGGGTTGTAATAACTCGAAGTGGGAGGAAAATACAGAACAAAGGTCGTTTACGTTATGTTGGAGGAAACGGAACAAG GTTGCGTCCATCCATGTTCCTGTGGCACACAAAACTGGGCCATCGTACGACTCTGATATTGACAACACCACACGTAAAACTGAACAGACGGTGTTGATGCAGCTTAAGGAGGAGGGAATAGTCCCAAGGAAGGGAGATGGGGGCGTGGCCTTCGTTGTGGAGTTTGACGATTCCGAATCTGACGATTTGACATCTCTTGCTCTCCCCGGTACTCCTGGATACAGAAGGAAATACCCCCAGTACGCCACACACTCCTGGGAGGCATGCAGAGCTGTGATCTATGGACCTCCACGTCGTCTTCCTCCGTTAGACAGGGCAGCTATTGACGACAAACAGACAAAGGCAAAACGGAATCGAGAAAGGAAGGCAGCTGAACGAAAAGCCAAATGGGCCAGAAGCTATGCAAGAGTTCAGGCAACGATGCAGAAGACAGTCGATTGA
- the LOC117326873 gene encoding uncharacterized protein LOC117326873, whose translation MAQGDSSSKQVMLTNRRKNPSQQAELAAKETRRNTRVKKSSSRFEKGVKDALEVSETLLSVKNSEKKNSKSSRKRENSTEKSTAKLRDAKQSGVKENVVMNGKISSTPKLVTSRDLRKTSIGSHDSMGYRPLRPVSGHSDRPVRPGSEDSVSSAMRQERERLSSRKDSSYSTYIEITHNASEDLIVVENADSDWSESDGDIPEVKDVMRPTSETNSKPEVDEVITEKESTPRRKRRTRTKKRRERSGHHRSKSANDTDELEARDQPLVEADMELMTQEVAAEPVYVPHDIWVPKRRMRKKGKQTMVRVGGGFMDLTYYLHYHVPIKVYQPKPYAQLFNKQMFMVKSKRPESATDHKQYDRPSWATMNKGFKAFACI comes from the exons ATGGCACAAGGCGACAGCTCGTCGAAACAAGTAATGTTGACAAATAGGCGAAAGAATCCCTCACAACAGGCCGAATTGGCTGCAAAGGAAACACGTCGAAATACACGTGTAAAGAAATCCTCATCCAGATTTGAGAAAGGCGTGAAGGATGCGCTGGAAGTTTCAGAAACATTGTTGTCTGTGAAAAACTCTGAAAAGAAAAATAGCAAAAGTTCGAGAAAACGGGAAAATTCAACTGAAAAGAGTACAGCGAAATTAAGAGACGCAAAACAATCTGGTGTGAAAGAAAATGTGGTTATGAATGGTAAAATTAGTAGTACACCTAAACTTGTTACAAGTAGGGATTTACGAAAGACGAGTATAGGATCACATGATAGCATGGGTTATCGCCCCTTGAGACCTGTTTCCGGCCACAGTGACCGTCCGGTGAGACCCGGATCCGAGGATAGCGTCAGTTCGGCAATGAGACAGGAAAGAGAGCGTCTATCTTCTCGGAAGGATAGTTCATATTCCACCTACATTGAGATTACCCATAATGCATCTGAGGATCTCATAGTAGTAGAAAACGCCGATTCTGACTGGTCAGAAAGTGATGGGGACATCCCTGAAGTTAAAGACGTCATGCGTCCGACATCAGAGACAAATTCAAAACCGGAAGTTGATGAAGTAATAACAGAAAAAGAATCAACCCCTAGGCGGAAACGCCGAACAAGAACGAAGAAAAGGCGAGAAAGATCAGGACACCATAGGTCAAAATCAGCCAATGACACGGACGAACTGGAAGCACGTGATCAACCATTGGTTGAAGCGGATATGGAACTGATGACACAGGAAGTGGCAGCTGAGCCGGTATATGTCCCACATGATATATGGGTG CCCAAACGACGCATGCGCAAGAAGGGCAAGCAGACGATGGTGCGCGTGGGAGGAGGTTTCATGGATTTAACATATTATCTTCATTACCACGTACCAATAAAAGTGTACCAGCCAAAACCATACGCACAGCTCTTCAACAAACAGATGTTCATGGTCAAGTCTAAACGGCCGGAATCGGCCACTGACCACAAACAATATGACCGGCCGAGCTGGGCAACCATGAACAAAGGTTTCAAAGCTTTTGCTTGTATATAA
- the LOC117326872 gene encoding uncharacterized protein LOC117326872 — protein sequence MIYCFDDFQLKHLCDVIEAERRVRERLYNELTWTNAWSPGGMTRGRRPSSGKSQKQALKKRPSSARKYDDRYESDTSRDERTLVKDRPSSARLPREKVKDGSRRKLKSHALESSSEVSYDDRPRLKDRPHSAREPREKVKDTVKRKPRTLAFEIGSESKSVAVKWGSDPRNLSVTMGDGYGRKSRTSKKPGPEHDKFVISNFGKGSSFQVDTGKTSRDPTNITIDNVRRGTSGQKETLRVTGGGTNVVIHNPKKPGLPSRGTNTIHVASGDSNVVVHKPQNEDSDSSQSDVIRKEIKPKKSSKRNKDLSKTINENRNAIKFSENIGTQTAWMDTDPDPPPTSASGPPSRRIKFMGEDRTHREYKTAFVDDQKLVRPMTDEDIPLVVEIVQPDEDDEEYEDECSTEVKDTRPEVIHYIDKTVPARAIEPFEPVFVQPHPVWGPETRDKRPRTPKTVRSRPPLPPRQYRPLDVYDRRSADTNDRFLVVKTRAPPRKPPRSSINYHQHDDAVFSVY from the exons ATGATCTACTGTTTTGACGACTTTCAGTTAAAGCATCTTTGTGATGTGATTGAAGCTGAGCGTCGGGTCCGCGAAAGGCTTTACAACGAGTTAACATGGACGAACGCTTGGTCACCAGGGGGGATGACCAGAGGACGGCGACCCAGCTCGGGAAAAAGTCAGAAGCAGGCTCTAAAAAAACGTCCTTCATCAGCCAGGAAGTACGATGATAGGTACGAGTCGGACACGTCACGTGATGAACGAACTCTCGTGAAAGATCGACCAAGTTCCGCGAGACTTCCACGAGAGAAAGTAAAAGACGGTTCACGAAGAAAGCTGAAATCGCACGCATTAGAAAGTAGTTCTGAAGTGTCGTATGATGACCGACCACGTTTGAAGGATCGTCCCCATTCCGCGCGAGAGCCACGTGAGAAAGTAAAGGACACTGTGAAGAGAAAACCAAGAACACTTGCATTTGAGATTGGATCCGAGTCCAAATCTGTTGCTGTGAAATGGGGCTCCGATCCTCGGAATCTATCTGTTACTATGGGAGACGGATATGGGAGAAAATCGCGAACTTCTAAGAAGCCAGGACCGGAACACGACAAGTTTGTTATCAGTAACTTTGGTAAGGGGAGTTCATTCCAAGTGGATACCGGAAAAACCTCAAGGGACCCTAcaaatataactatagacaATGTACGGAGGGGCACTTCCGGTCAAAAGGAAACCCTTCGTGTAACCGGAGGCGGAACGAATGTCGTTATTCACAATCCGAAAAAACCGGGGCTGCCAAGCAGAGGGACGAATACTATTCACGTGGCTAGCGGGGATTCTAACGTTGTAGTTCACAAACCACAAAACGAGGACAGTGATTCTAGTCAAAGTGACGTTATTCGTAAAGAAATCAAACCTAAAAAATCTTCGAAAAGGAATAAAGATTTAAGTAAAACTATCAATGAGAATCGCAATGCTATTAAATTTTCTGAAAACATTGGCACCCAAACAGCTTGGATGGATACGGACCCAGATCCACCGCCAACGTCCGCTTCCGGTCCTCCATCGAGACGTATAAAATTCATGGGCGAGGATCGAACGCACCGGGAATATAAAACTGCCTTCGTTGACGACCAGAAACTCGTTCGACCAATGACCGACGAAGACATCCCACTCGTGGTCGAAATTGTTCAACCAGATGAAGACGACGAGGAATACGAAGACGAATGCTCAACGGAAGTTAAAGATACTAGACCGGAAgtgatacattatatagacaaaACGGTACCTGCTCGCGCAATAGAGCCGTTCGAACCAGTGTTTGTCCAGCCACATCCGGTTTGGGGG CCTGAGACCCGGGACAAACGTCCCCGCACCCCGAAGACGGTGAGATCTCGCCCGCCCCTCCCCCCGCGCCAGTACCGCCCACTTGATGTGTACGACCGTAGGAGTGCCGATACTAACGACCGTTTCCTGGTAGTGAAGACTCGGGCCCCGCCCCGGAAACCACCACGCTCATCTATCAACTACCACCAACACGATGACGCGGTGTTTTCTGTGTACTAA
- the LOC117326875 gene encoding uncharacterized protein LOC117326875, which produces MPLREHRASSSRRSRRREKRSVSDDSEDEGRALLRRRPASASDLRLPEYRHNSGDEREQKKVHRKEKKLTRNTREERTLEYVMSSGKSEDRRPATRIAYQSDGEENYDSETGSEGTIRKMREQMRYYASQNTQAASDMGDRRTVYYNARYHGRPMSDVGTQLVQYARHDSVQENRRVGRPVSAFSEQVMRTRDGDRLVEVETREEGSKIYYNYRLKEAKPPPTPVRHMRHVGVQMTTKYVAEEPLPVKTRNSGTQTPAPPPKPRPRMIVVPRPETPPMEVVERVPAVIPKTKSVMVRVGGGWMKVEHHRNHHIPVKVYEHNRRASDDDKFLYIKSRFARKKKQVPVAYKMYREKLTRTN; this is translated from the exons ATGCCTCTTCGAGAACACCGCGCATCTTCGTCTAGGAGATCGCGGAGACGAGAAAAGCGCAGTGTTTCAGATGATTCTGAAGATGAAGGTCGCGCTTTATTGAGGCGACGTCCGGCGTCGGCGAGCGACCTCCGACTGCCGGAATATCGTCATAACTCAGGCGATGAAAGGGAGCAGAAAAAAGTTCACCGAAAGGAGAAAAAACTCACACGGAACACTCGAGAGGAGCGGACTCTCGAGTATGTTATGAGTAGCGGAAAGTCTGAAGATCGCCGACCGGCGACCAGGATTGCTTACCAAAGTGACGGCGAGGAGAACTATGATAGCGAGACCGGAAGTGAAGGTACCATACGCAAAATGAGGGAACAAATGCGCTACTACGCATCACAAAATACCCAGGCTGCGTCAGACATGGGCGACCGACGCACTGTGTACTACAACGCGCGTTACCATGGGCGTCCGATGTCCGACGTCGGCACACAGCTTGTGCAGTACGCTCGACATGACAGTGTGCAAGAAAACCGACGCGTCGGCAGACCCGTGTCGGCATTCAGTGAACAGGTCATGCGTACCCGGGACGGGGACCGTCTGGTAGAGGTTGAAACAAGAGAGGAGGGCAGCAAGATTTATTACAACTATCGCCTGAAAGAGGCGAAGCCCCCTCCGACCCCAGTTAGACACATGCGTCATGTCGGGGTACAGATGACTACCAAGTACGTTGCGGAGGAACCACTTCCAGTTAAAACTAGGAATTCCGGCACGCAAACTCCGGCGCCGCCACCCAAACCTCGTCCAAGAATGATCGTGGTACCTCGCCCAGAGACGCCTCCCATGGAGGTCGTGGAACGCGTACCCGCAGTG ATCCCCAAGACTAAGTCGGTGATGGTTCGCGTGGGAGGAGGATGGATGAAGGTTGAGCATCACCGCAATCATCATATTCCCGTCAAGGTGTACGAGCATAACAGACGTGCAAGTGATGACGACAAGTTTCTTTACATCAAGTCCCGATTTGCTAGGAAGAAGAAACAAGTACCCGTAGCTTATAAAATGTATAGAGAGAAATTGACTCGGACTAATTAG
- the LOC117326876 gene encoding uncharacterized protein LOC117326876 isoform X4 — protein sequence MATFECWQPYTTLDQLLPSSLVLTDGEEVEGVKEEVPKSTRRAIKFIRNQKLRPKAGFRRRETWLENQLSLSSGVDILYHNQVKKDNRTTLRSQSSHSPRPSTEHKKRWIGLDLLLDPNINGSSKRPVKEQPSETVVYKRKNMDRSVSCLKQPYEPIPVFSRSPRQSSRIKRLDDTDTYMYKSFDDLDISENSCEGSKGKGPGGVSKPKNYTEILHYVDGTTSMGAIDTFEPIYVISRKTKVSECSSDIESLGLYSDQSDVTSQGH from the exons ATGGCCACTTTTGAATGCTGGCAACCGTATACAACACTAGACCAACTGTTGCCGTCCTCGTTAGTTTTGACGGATGGAGAGGAGGTCGAGGGTGTAAAGGAAGAAGTTCCAAAGTCAACTCGCCGGGCCATTAAGTTTATACGGAACCAAAAACTCCGGCCGAAAGCCGGATTCCGACGACGGGAAACTTGGCTAGAAAATCAGCTTTCTTTATCTTCCGGGGTTGATATTTTATACCACAATCAGGTTAAAAAAGACAATCGAACGACTTTGCGGAGTCAATCGTCACATTCTCCGAGACCATCAACAGAACACAAAAAACGATGGATTGGCTTGGATTTATTGTTGGATCCAAATATCAATGGATCTTCAAAACGTCCAGTCAAGGAACAGCCATCTGAAACTGTGGTGTATAAAAGGAAAAATATGGACAGATCTGTAAGTTGTTTAAAACAACCTTATGAGCCGATCCCCGTTTTCAGTAGAAGTCCTAGACAAAGCAGCAGGATTAAGCGCCTTGATGATAccgacacatacatgtacaagagTTTCGATGACCTCGATATAAGTGAAAATTCGTGTGAAGGTTCAAAAGGAAAAGGCCCAGGGGGCGTCTCAAAGCCAAAAAACTACACCGAGATTCTTCATTATGTTGATGGCACAACGTCCATGGGAGCAATAGATACGTTCGAGCCTATCTACGTCATCAGTAGGAAAACAAAG GTCAGCGAGTGTTCCTCTGATATAGAATCCTTAGGACTCTATTCTGACCAAAGTGACGTCACCAGTCAAGGTCACTGA
- the LOC117326877 gene encoding uncharacterized protein LOC117326877: MKLCEELKQWKLHLPNQSYMLPTMPKRKSRHKVRRKRKPPDPPENVTITLNDTGSRTVVVKRAVPKREKQISRRLSVEEGGESGTGNGRSQNISTQTTLHDLEFLLTDPRIRETGPRGSSYPDEVTYTRQATAHRTYRTGVTTLKVEHRTTDNIVVQIDTPRGRPDNGLDNGQKGNKYRVRECRKEEEDEERTDKEETNRKCSNSAKRTTFADEVVNIKLEADKEKTDGTAKVRAPSKVAKACGHRLPMIRVGGGWMEVPDYLRFHVPMHVHAETTKDGQEGNLIIRSQRPRSQLFSKKGESPSWTATLSRGTKGSASTTMRQRLL, encoded by the exons ATGAAGCTGTGTGAAGAACTCAAACAATGGAAACTTCATTTGCCTAATCAGTCATACATGTTACCGACTATGCCTAAACGGAAATCCCGACATAAAGTTCGCCGGAAACGGAAACCACCGGACCCTCCAGAGAACGTCACCATCACTTTGAATGACACAGGCTCACGGACAGTTGTTGTGAAACGAGCAGTCCCTAAAAGAGAAAAGCAAATCTCAAGAAGACTAAGCGTAGAGGAAGGAGGCGAAAGTGGGACCGGAAATGGCCGTTCACAAAATATATCTACACAAACGACACTTCATGACCTTGAATTTCTCCTGACGGACCCCCGGATTAGGGAGACGGGGCCTAGAGGGTCGTCATATCCCGATGAGGTGACTTATACCCGTCAGGCCACCGCCCACAGGACGTACCGGACGGGGGTCACCACCTTGAAGGTAGAGCATAGGACCACTGATAATATTGTCGTCCAAATTGACACACCGCGCGGACGACCGGACAATGGCTTAGATAACGGACAAAAGGGAAATAAATACAGAGTAAGAGAATGTAGAAAAGAGGAGGAAGATGAAGAGAGAACGGATAAAGAAGAAACAAACAGAAAATGTTCAAATAGTGCCAAAAGAACGACATTCGCAGACGAAGTTGTGAATATAAAATTAGAGGCGGATAAGGAAAAGACGGACGGAACGGCAAAGGTTCGCGCACCTAGCAAG gTGGCAAAAGCGTGTGGACACCGACTACCGATGATTCGTGTAGGAGGAGGGTGGATGGAAGTCCCAGACTATCTTCGTTTTCACGTACCCATGCACGTGCACGCCGAAACTACAAAAGATGGCCAGGAAGGGAATTTGATAATTAGGTCACAGCGACCTAGGTCACAGCTTTTCTCAAAGAAGGGAGAAAGCCCGAGCTGGACTGCAACGTTAAGTAGAGGAACTAAAGGAAGTGCCTCGACGACAATGAGGCAAAGACTTCTGTAG